A section of the Bombus fervidus isolate BK054 chromosome 9, iyBomFerv1, whole genome shotgun sequence genome encodes:
- the Scgalpha gene encoding sarcoglycan alpha isoform X8 codes for MTPSTTTIAHTAMVMLSFVVALSLMTTFANAESILMTEVFVIPIGPETFDWSGDARTDQFSYQPSLLNAPDLPSWIHYTYSKRDHHGFLYGVAPKDSKCFQLEIVGLNKHTYETRYKVLDMNVLEKENLTKYEVHLKIDNLNVEDMFDRNRTEELLDIFRFVDKTQGKTNLGTILFPICSMKRLIKLSLSFLFIYRKRLWKNAMDLYVTFLASAVELGARLPLKPSEGEGVVIRLGSSMPFSQELNELQEEVKPLWKLPFCPRDFKRTSVERLFREAEFALDWCSFRLVEQEQHNLQHESARRGPSMNVLDLPASGISEHTEWRWARSTKANIPTRSYFEEIATTIFVPAILLLVLAALLSTVLCLDREKI; via the exons ATGACACCATCGACGACCACAATTGCGC ATACGGCCATGGTCATGTTATCGTTCGTAGTAGCGTTGTCGTTGATGACGACCTTCGCGAACGCCGAGAGCATCTTAATGACAGAGGTGTTCGTCATTCCGATCGGACCGGAGACTTTCGACTGGAGCGGCGACG CACGAACCGACCAGTTTTCGTATCAGCCCTCGTTGCTAAATGCGCCTGATCTTCCTTCCTGGATTCATTACACGTACAGCAAAAGGGATCATCACGGCTTCTTGTACGGTGTCGCACCCAAGGATAGCAAATGCTTCCAG CTGGAGATCGTAGGTCTGAACAAACACACGTACGAAACCAGATATAAGGTTCTGGATATGAACGTCCTTGAAAAGGAAAACCTGACCAAGTACGAGGTCCATTTAAAGATCGATAATTTAAACGTGGAGGACATGTTCGACCGCAATAGAACCGAAGAGCTTCTCGATATATTTAGGTTTGTCGATAAAACTCAAGGAAAGACGAACCTCGGTACTATACTATTTCCAATATGTTCTATGAAGCGCCTGATCAAGCTttccctttcctttctttttatttacagaAAGAGATTATGGAAAAACGCGATGGACTTGTATGTGACTTTTCTAGCGTCCGCCGTCGAACTCGGCGCTCGTTTGCCTCTGAAACCGAGCGAAGGTGAAGG AGTCGTCATAAGGCTAGGAAGCTCAATGCCATTCTCGCAAGAGCTGAACGAACTCCAAGAAGAAGTGAAACCTCTATGGAAATTACCGTTTTGTCCTCGAGATTTCAAGAGGACCAGCGTCGAGCGGCTTTTCAGAGAGGCGGAATTTGCGTTGGATTGGTGCTCGTTCAGACTG GTCGAACAGGAGCAGCATAATTTGCAGCACGAAAGCGCTAGACGAGGACCGAGCATGAACGTATTGGATTTACCAGCGTCTGGTATTTCCGAGCACACGGAGTGGCGTTGGGCCAGGTCAACCAAAGCTAATATTCCCACGAGAAGTTACTTCGAAGAAATTGCAACCACGATCTTCGTCCCGGCGATCCTGCTCCTTGTATTGGCCGCTTTATTGAGCACGGTGCTGTGCCTCGACAGAGAAAAAAT ATAA